From Bordetella flabilis, the proteins below share one genomic window:
- a CDS encoding NAD(P)-dependent oxidoreductase codes for MSAAQHAIRTVGIAGLGLMGAASAQRLALAGFGLRGYDVDPGRCAQFAGADQPGRAAVQSLAELAAQCDAIVLAVFDTDQVEQALFGPSGLVHAAQAAGRAPALVCISTCDPDRIAAVARRCAAAGLAFVESPISGTSATLAKGEAVGLVAGRDQDLARAAPVLDALCPRRYGLGAPGNAARAKLAVNLVLGLNRAAMAEGLQFAQRLGLDPQEFLSVLIGSAAYSRVMEVKGPAMAQRRFDPPQSRVDQSLKDFRLILAQADAHAQPLPFAQVYVRLLEDCMQAGEGKFDNAAIIEAIARLRG; via the coding sequence ATGAGCGCCGCCCAGCACGCCATACGGACCGTCGGTATCGCGGGCCTGGGCCTGATGGGCGCCGCCAGCGCGCAGCGGCTGGCCCTGGCGGGTTTCGGCCTGAGAGGCTACGACGTCGATCCCGGCCGTTGCGCGCAATTCGCGGGCGCCGACCAGCCCGGACGCGCGGCGGTGCAATCGCTGGCGGAATTGGCGGCGCAATGCGATGCAATCGTTCTGGCCGTGTTCGATACGGACCAGGTCGAGCAGGCGCTGTTCGGGCCCTCCGGCCTGGTTCATGCGGCGCAGGCCGCGGGGCGCGCGCCGGCGCTGGTGTGCATCAGCACATGCGATCCCGACCGTATCGCGGCCGTGGCCCGGCGGTGCGCCGCGGCAGGCCTGGCGTTCGTCGAATCGCCCATCTCCGGCACCAGCGCGACGCTGGCCAAGGGGGAGGCGGTCGGGCTGGTGGCCGGGCGCGATCAAGACCTGGCGCGCGCGGCCCCCGTGCTGGACGCATTGTGCCCGCGCCGCTATGGACTGGGCGCTCCGGGCAACGCCGCGCGCGCCAAGCTGGCGGTAAACCTGGTGCTCGGGCTGAACCGGGCCGCCATGGCCGAGGGGCTGCAGTTTGCGCAGCGGCTGGGCCTGGATCCGCAGGAATTCCTGTCAGTGCTGATCGGCTCGGCCGCGTATTCGCGGGTTATGGAAGTCAAGGGCCCGGCGATGGCGCAGCGCCGGTTCGATCCCCCGCAAAGCCGGGTGGACCAGAGCCTGAAGGATTTCCGGCTGATCCTCGCGCAAGCCGACGCCCATGCCCAGCCCTTGCCGTTCGCCCAGGTCTACGTGCGGCTGCTGGAGGATTGCATGCAGGCGGGCGAGGGCAAATTCGACAATGCCGCCATCATCGAGGCCATCGCACGGCTGCGCGGCTGA
- a CDS encoding Bug family tripartite tricarboxylate transporter substrate binding protein: protein MSTRTSGFCLPRRGAAALLLAGCTLAGAGASAQAAWPTKPIQVIVPLQVGSAADVATRVVVAKMAENMKQTFIVENQAGVSGLLGAERVARAAPDGYTLGGITDSVLNYAVNLNDKVNFDPLKDFAPVSQMANISWVLVVNSGFPARTMAELLSQAKARPGKIDYATGGNGSPHHIAMELFASAAGVSFAHVPYKGATQATTDVAGGQVPMMFSAVSVAQPFIKDGRLRALAQPNERRSALLPDVPTFAEAGVAAFRFSTWLGLYAPKGTPADIVERLNAEVVKAVADPGVRERLAGIGLDPVASTPAELGTLTREGYARVGQAIRDAGIKSQ, encoded by the coding sequence ATGTCGACAAGGACATCCGGCTTTTGCCTGCCGCGCCGGGGCGCGGCGGCCCTGCTATTGGCAGGTTGTACGCTGGCGGGCGCCGGCGCGTCGGCGCAAGCGGCCTGGCCGACCAAGCCGATCCAGGTCATTGTGCCGCTGCAGGTGGGCAGCGCGGCCGACGTGGCCACCCGTGTGGTGGTGGCCAAGATGGCCGAGAACATGAAGCAGACCTTCATCGTGGAAAACCAGGCGGGCGTATCGGGGCTGCTGGGCGCGGAGCGCGTGGCGCGTGCCGCGCCGGATGGCTATACCCTGGGCGGCATCACGGATAGCGTGCTGAACTACGCGGTCAACCTGAACGACAAGGTCAATTTCGATCCCCTCAAGGACTTCGCCCCCGTCAGCCAGATGGCCAATATTTCCTGGGTGCTGGTCGTCAACAGCGGCTTCCCGGCCAGGACCATGGCCGAACTGCTGTCGCAGGCCAAGGCCCGGCCCGGCAAGATCGACTATGCGACGGGCGGCAATGGCAGTCCGCATCACATCGCCATGGAACTGTTCGCGTCCGCGGCCGGGGTCTCGTTCGCGCACGTCCCCTACAAGGGCGCTACGCAGGCGACCACGGACGTGGCCGGCGGACAGGTCCCCATGATGTTCTCGGCCGTGTCGGTCGCCCAGCCCTTCATCAAGGACGGCAGGCTGCGCGCCCTGGCGCAGCCGAACGAAAGGCGGTCCGCGCTGCTGCCCGATGTGCCCACCTTCGCCGAGGCGGGCGTGGCGGCATTCCGCTTTTCCACCTGGCTGGGCCTGTACGCGCCCAAAGGCACGCCGGCCGACATCGTCGAGCGGCTGAACGCCGAGGTCGTCAAGGCGGTCGCGGACCCCGGTGTGCGGGAACGCCTGGCCGGCATCGGGCTCGATCCCGTGGCTTCCACGCCGGCCGAATTGGGCACGCTGACCCGCGAGGGCTACGCGCGGGTGGGGCAGGCGATACGCGACGCCGGAATCAAGTCCCAATGA
- a CDS encoding TRAP transporter substrate-binding protein, whose protein sequence is MSAAQEPSAARWRGRQFHYQPVASHVHPFLVDLWDAVREETAGRLDIEVVADNGGLKKSHLEIVDGVIAGEIQFYALMGSILGPLAPAMNVQSLPFAFRDNDEVYRAMDGALGDALRADLGARGLYLMPYGLMENGFRHIATTGRVIADASDLEGLSIRIPEGKVFEETFRTLGAEPVPLFVLELYDALKTGKLQAQENPLAILDSLRLHEVVTHVSLTSHMWSGFNIIGNLPFWNALPEDVREIVLRNVKLHVGRQRSHTMALNEALAGTLRERGLRFNTADTDSFRQRLAGGFYGQWKDELGTRVWSLLEAEVGRLG, encoded by the coding sequence ATGAGCGCTGCACAAGAACCCTCGGCGGCCCGCTGGCGTGGACGCCAGTTCCATTACCAGCCGGTCGCCAGCCATGTGCATCCCTTCCTGGTCGACCTGTGGGACGCGGTGCGCGAAGAAACCGCCGGCCGCCTGGATATCGAGGTCGTGGCGGACAACGGCGGCCTGAAGAAATCGCACCTGGAGATCGTCGACGGGGTCATTGCCGGCGAGATCCAGTTCTATGCGCTGATGGGCAGCATACTCGGGCCGCTGGCGCCGGCGATGAACGTCCAGAGCCTGCCTTTCGCCTTTCGCGACAACGACGAGGTCTACCGCGCCATGGACGGCGCGCTGGGCGACGCCTTGCGTGCCGACCTGGGCGCGCGCGGGCTGTACCTGATGCCGTATGGCCTGATGGAGAACGGTTTTCGCCACATCGCCACCACCGGCCGCGTCATCGCCGACGCCAGCGACCTGGAAGGACTGTCGATCCGCATCCCCGAAGGCAAGGTCTTCGAAGAGACGTTCCGCACGCTGGGCGCGGAGCCGGTGCCGCTGTTCGTGCTGGAGTTGTACGACGCGCTGAAGACCGGGAAGTTGCAGGCCCAGGAGAATCCCCTGGCGATACTGGATTCGCTACGCCTGCACGAGGTCGTTACCCACGTATCGCTGACCTCCCACATGTGGTCGGGGTTCAACATCATCGGCAACCTGCCGTTCTGGAATGCGTTGCCCGAAGACGTGCGCGAGATCGTGCTGCGCAACGTGAAACTGCATGTCGGACGCCAGCGCAGCCACACCATGGCGCTCAACGAGGCCCTGGCCGGGACGCTGCGCGAGCGTGGACTGCGCTTCAACACGGCGGACACCGACAGCTTCCGGCAGCGCCTGGCGGGCGGCTTCTACGGGCAGTGGAAGGACGAGCTCGGTACGCGGGTGTGGAGCCTGCTGGAAGCCGAAGTCGGGCGGCTGGGCTGA
- a CDS encoding Bug family tripartite tricarboxylate transporter substrate binding protein, producing the protein MYRFEMARLRLRAVLAASLCGAAIAALTLAPASAVAQAWPQRPVTLVTPLATGSASDLALRIVVERLAGPLGQSIVVENQTGASGAIGAEKVARARPDGYTLCGCNNAILSVLPHVRKVGYDPAKQFRPVGMVAVLPTVLVVNPSLPVKNVRELVEYVKANPGKVSYATGGVGSPQHIAMAMFESGSGVKMMHVPYKGASPAAVGVAAGEAQVMFNAIGTVLPLIKAGKMRPIAVAGAQRTAILPDLPTVAESGVPGYDYASWIGIVAPAETPDAVVQQLSRELTQVLKSPDTVARLAENGIDPFIMTPQEMTKYMADDSRRMADVVKRAGMETE; encoded by the coding sequence ATGTACCGTTTCGAGATGGCCAGGCTGCGCTTGCGCGCCGTTCTGGCGGCTTCCTTATGCGGCGCGGCGATCGCCGCGCTGACCCTGGCGCCGGCTTCGGCGGTGGCGCAGGCCTGGCCTCAACGGCCCGTAACCCTGGTGACGCCGCTGGCCACGGGCAGCGCTTCCGATCTGGCGCTGCGCATTGTCGTCGAACGCCTGGCGGGGCCGCTGGGCCAGTCCATCGTGGTGGAGAACCAGACGGGCGCTTCCGGCGCCATTGGCGCCGAGAAGGTGGCGCGTGCCAGGCCGGACGGCTACACGCTGTGCGGTTGCAATAACGCCATCCTCAGCGTGTTGCCGCATGTACGCAAGGTCGGCTATGACCCCGCGAAGCAGTTCAGGCCGGTGGGCATGGTCGCGGTACTGCCGACCGTGCTGGTGGTGAATCCGTCGTTGCCGGTAAAGAACGTCCGCGAACTGGTGGAGTACGTCAAGGCCAATCCCGGCAAGGTGTCCTATGCGACCGGCGGCGTGGGCAGTCCCCAGCACATCGCCATGGCCATGTTCGAGTCGGGGTCGGGCGTGAAGATGATGCACGTGCCGTACAAGGGTGCCAGTCCTGCGGCGGTCGGCGTGGCGGCGGGTGAGGCGCAGGTGATGTTCAACGCCATCGGAACCGTGCTGCCACTGATAAAGGCCGGCAAGATGCGGCCTATCGCGGTGGCCGGGGCGCAGCGTACGGCCATCCTGCCGGATCTGCCCACGGTGGCCGAGTCCGGCGTGCCGGGCTACGACTACGCGTCATGGATAGGCATCGTCGCGCCGGCGGAGACGCCCGACGCCGTGGTGCAGCAGCTTTCGCGCGAGCTGACCCAGGTCCTCAAGTCGCCGGACACGGTCGCGCGCCTGGCGGAGAATGGCATCGATCCCTTCATCATGACGCCCCAGGAGATGACGAAGTACATGGCCGACGACAGCCGGCGCATGGCGGATGTGGTCAAGCGGGCAGGGATGGAGACGGAATGA
- a CDS encoding SDR family oxidoreductase, whose translation MAIYPELAGRSVVVTGAAGGIGEQAARAFHAQGAWVFLLDVQGDGVRAIADTLGERAAGLAVDITDEAQVKQAFDAVLAAGHGLDVLVNCAGGYRKLLTVEEMDLEEWDRTVALNLRSVFLCCRAAIAPLKQSRAGRIINVTSISGRTVHAASSPAYGAAKAGVTQLTRFLAYELGPHGITANTIAPLTTVTPRVAALRSQDDLDRIAAQVPLRRLATADDHVAAMLYLASDGASFVSGVNLDTNGARVML comes from the coding sequence ATGGCGATTTATCCGGAACTCGCGGGCCGCAGCGTCGTCGTCACCGGCGCGGCGGGCGGTATCGGCGAACAGGCGGCACGCGCCTTTCATGCGCAGGGCGCATGGGTCTTCCTGCTGGACGTACAGGGCGACGGCGTGCGCGCCATCGCGGACACGCTGGGCGAGCGCGCGGCAGGCCTGGCGGTGGACATTACCGACGAGGCGCAGGTCAAGCAGGCCTTCGACGCCGTGCTGGCGGCGGGGCATGGGCTGGATGTGCTGGTGAACTGCGCCGGCGGCTACCGCAAGCTGCTGACTGTCGAGGAGATGGACCTGGAGGAATGGGACCGCACCGTGGCGCTGAACCTGCGCAGCGTGTTCCTGTGCTGCCGGGCAGCCATCGCGCCGCTGAAGCAGTCCCGGGCCGGCCGCATCATCAACGTTACGTCGATCTCCGGCCGTACGGTGCACGCGGCATCCTCGCCCGCCTATGGGGCGGCGAAGGCCGGCGTCACGCAACTGACGCGTTTCCTGGCGTACGAGCTGGGCCCGCATGGCATCACCGCCAACACGATCGCGCCGCTGACGACGGTCACGCCGCGCGTGGCGGCCCTGCGCTCACAGGATGACCTGGACCGTATCGCGGCGCAGGTGCCGCTGCGCCGCCTGGCGACGGCCGACGACCACGTCGCCGCCATGCTGTACCTGGCGTCGGACGGCGCGTCATTCGTATCCGGCGTGAACCTGGACACCAATGGAGCGCGCGTCATGCTGTAG
- a CDS encoding VOC family protein, with protein sequence MGLRFMEHILILTHDPEATRDWFCDNLGFRNGYHPEFGFPVYWLYIGDQDVVHIGKARHSDHQNTYLRTPSDKHGDDYSAGGAMGSGRIDHVCFNCENINEFIDRLTRNGVDFSERKAHNSDLYQLFMREPINGIKVELNFSAEEAVRAGRVPGWTDTGSNAGTPGVR encoded by the coding sequence ATGGGACTGCGCTTCATGGAGCACATCCTGATCCTTACCCACGACCCGGAAGCCACGCGCGACTGGTTCTGCGACAACCTGGGATTTCGCAACGGCTATCACCCGGAATTCGGATTCCCGGTGTACTGGCTGTACATCGGCGACCAGGACGTGGTCCACATCGGCAAGGCGCGCCATTCGGATCACCAGAATACCTATCTCCGTACGCCCAGCGACAAGCACGGCGATGATTATTCCGCCGGGGGCGCCATGGGATCGGGCCGTATCGACCACGTGTGCTTCAACTGCGAGAACATCAACGAATTCATCGACCGCCTGACGCGCAACGGCGTCGACTTCAGCGAGCGCAAGGCGCACAACTCCGATCTGTACCAGTTGTTCATGCGAGAACCGATCAACGGCATCAAGGTCGAATTGAACTTCTCCGCGGAAGAGGCCGTGCGGGCCGGCCGTGTGCCAGGCTGGACGGACACCGGCTCCAATGCCGGTACGCCGGGCGTACGCTGA
- a CDS encoding LysR family transcriptional regulator, with the protein MDKLQAMAAFLAVVDEGGFAAAARRMRISPPVVTRAVSDLEKAMGVRLLTRTTRVVRVTEVGARYAEDCRRILTDITETEEAATGTHGLVRGRLVITAPAMFGRIHVTPIVTAYLRRYPEAEAETRFLDRVVNMMDEGVDVAVRIGHLQDSSYQAIPVGQVRRVVCASPAYLERHGAPRSPADLADHTLVASTGVARASEWRFTRDGQPTDVRIHPRMTVVTNDAAIAAALDGFGITRVLSYMVAPQLASGELVELLQEHETLALPIHVMQHEGRHAPQKVRAFLDMAVAALRARTQ; encoded by the coding sequence ATGGACAAGCTTCAGGCCATGGCGGCCTTCCTGGCCGTCGTTGACGAAGGCGGCTTCGCGGCCGCGGCCCGCAGAATGCGGATATCACCCCCCGTGGTCACACGCGCCGTGAGCGACCTGGAGAAGGCCATGGGCGTGCGCCTGCTGACGCGCACCACGCGCGTCGTGCGCGTCACCGAGGTCGGCGCCCGCTACGCCGAGGATTGCCGCCGCATCCTGACCGACATCACGGAAACCGAAGAGGCCGCCACCGGCACCCATGGCCTGGTGCGCGGCCGCCTTGTCATCACGGCGCCCGCGATGTTCGGCCGTATCCACGTCACCCCCATCGTCACCGCCTACCTGCGCCGTTACCCCGAGGCCGAAGCCGAGACCCGCTTCCTGGATCGGGTCGTCAACATGATGGACGAAGGCGTGGACGTGGCCGTCCGCATCGGCCACCTGCAGGATTCCAGCTACCAGGCCATACCGGTCGGCCAGGTGCGCCGGGTGGTGTGCGCCTCGCCGGCCTACCTGGAACGCCACGGCGCGCCACGCAGCCCGGCCGACCTGGCGGACCACACCTTGGTCGCGTCCACGGGCGTGGCGCGCGCCAGCGAATGGCGGTTCACGCGCGACGGCCAGCCGACCGACGTGCGCATCCACCCGCGCATGACCGTCGTCACCAACGACGCGGCGATCGCCGCCGCCCTGGACGGCTTCGGCATTACCCGCGTGCTGTCCTACATGGTGGCGCCGCAACTGGCGTCCGGTGAACTGGTCGAGTTATTGCAGGAACATGAAACGCTGGCATTGCCCATACACGTCATGCAGCATGAAGGCCGGCACGCCCCGCAGAAGGTGCGGGCCTTCCTGGACATGGCAGTGGCGGCGCTGCGTGCGCGGACCCAATGA